One genomic window of Podarcis muralis chromosome 9, rPodMur119.hap1.1, whole genome shotgun sequence includes the following:
- the FABP2 gene encoding fatty acid-binding protein, intestinal produces the protein MAFDGTWKVEKSENYEKFMEAMGINLVKRKLGAHDNLKIIIQQDGNKFTIKESSNFRTIEIVFNLKENFDYSLADGTELHGNWDLKGSQLVGTFNRKDNGKELKALREIEGDEMIQTYVYEGVTAKRIFKRG, from the exons ATGGCATTTGATGGCACCTGGAAGGTGGAGAAGAGTGAAAACTATGAGAAGTTCATGGAGGCGATGG GTATTAATTTAGTAAAGAGAAAACTAGGGGCCCATGACAACCTGAAGATCATTATTCAACAAGACGGAAATAAATTCACCATCAAAGAATCCAGCAATTTCCGCACAATAGAGATAGTATTCAACCTGAAAGAGAATTTTGACTACAGCTTGGCTGACGGAACTGAACTCCAC GGCAACTGGGACCTGAAAGGCAGCCAGCTTGTAGGCACATTCAACCGGAAAGATAACGGGAAGGAACTTAAGGCACTGAGAGAAATCGAAGGAGATGAAATGATTCAG ACTTACGTCTATGAAGGAGTTACAGCAAAGAGAATCTTCAAGAGAGGTTGA